The DNA region CCGCGCAGGGTATGGCGGCTCGGAAAGCGCGAGTCTTGCGCATCAACCCGGTGGTGGGAAAGTGCCTATCCACAGGCCACGATGGACGTTGTCCGCCGATTGGCCTACGACAGCTCGACGCCTTCGACCAGGCGGGTGTGGTACGACCGCCGCGTCGTCCACCGGGTCGACGAAGGCGATCGTCTGGAGCATGATCACGACCTCGCCGGTGGCGATGGCGTGAGCCAGATCGACTTCTTGCCGGTGAGCGCGGTGAACGACAGCCGGAAGTCCAGCGCGGGCTCGGCCCGGGTACTTGGCTCTTTGCTCGGTGATTGATGGGTCCTTGGCGCCTGTCCCGGTCAGCTGCGTGGCAAGACCCTCCGGGTTGATCTCGGCCAGGGTCGCGGGTGAGTCCACCGCGAGCGCGCGCCAACGCCTTGCTCCTCGCCCGAGAAGATCGAGCGGTGCTGCCTGAACATGTCCGGAGTGCCGTCCGGACCAGGGCGAGTCTCCGTCTCAGGTACGCAGGGCAGCCTGAAGTGGCCCCGGAGGGATCATCGGCCGTCATCAACCACTCGTGAACCCCCAGAGCGACGAACCGCCCCGGCCAAAGTGACCAGGGCGGTTCGCGCAGTCTAGCTACGCCTGGTGGTCCGGATTCTCTTGCCAGAATTTCTGTCCCGTGGCGCCCAAGGTGGAGATCGGGTCGTAGTACGGGTACCGGCGGCTCAGGATCGCGGCGGCCTCCTCGGCCTCCATCCGCTCGGTGCCCGCGCGGTAGTTCTTCGTCCAGTACGAGATGCCCAGTTCCCGGTCGTACTCGGCGAGCTGGTGCACCCAGCGCTTGCCGACGTAGGGAACGTCGCAGATGATGCGCGGTGTCGCGTAGCCGGGCAGGTAGCCCATGATCGCGTGCTGGAGTTCCTGGGCCTCCCACACGGCCACGCGCCAGTGCTCGGCGTTGGGGATCATGTCGCACATGTAGAAGTAGTACGGCAGGATGTTCGCCTCGCCCTGCAGGGCGAAGCACAGGTCCAGCAGCGCCTCCGGGGTCGCGTTGACCCCGCGCATCAGCACACCCTGGTTGCGCACGTCGCGGACGCCGACCTCCAGCGCGGTCCGCGCGGCCTCGGCGACCAGCGGGGTCACCGACTGCACGTGGTTGACGTGGGTGTGGATGGCCAGGTTGACCCCGCGGCGAGCCGCGGTGCGCGCCACCCGCTCCAAGCCCTCGACGACGCTGGGCTGCAGCCAATGCTGCGGAAGGCCCGCCAGCGCCTTGGTGGCCAGGCGGATGTCGCGGACCGTCTCGATGTCGAGCAGGCGCATCAGGAACAGCTCAAGCTGCTTCCACGGCACGTTGGCCACGTCGCCGCCGGAGACGACCACGTCGCGCACGCCCGGCGTGCGCTTCAAGTAGTCGATCATCTGGTCGTAGCGGTCGACCGGCTTGAGGGTCAGCTTGTGCTTCTCCACCTGCGGGGTCGAGTTGCCGACCAGGTCCATCCGGGTGCAGTGCCCGCAGTACTGGGGGCAGGTCGAGAGCATCTCGGCGAGCACCTTCGTCGGGTACCGGTGGGTCAGGCCCTCCACGACCCACATCTCCGCCTCGTGCAGCGAGTCGCGCTCCGAGTGCGGGTGCGACGGCCAGACCGGGTCGCGGTCGGACCGGACCGGCACCATGTAGCGGCGCACCGGGTCGGCGAAGAACGCCTCGGTGAACGCCGCGGTGCTCGTCGGCGCGGTCGGCGCCATCGTGTTGAGCATCTGCGGCGGCAGCAGCATCGACATCGTCGCGAGCTGCTCCTGGTCGGCGGCCAGTTCCTCGTAGAACGACTCGGCCAGCAGGTCGCCGACCACCGCGCGCAGCTGGCGGGGGTTCTTCACACAGTTGACCCGCTGCCACTGCGCGTCGCGCCACTGCGCATCGGTGACGTGCGCCCAGCCGGGGTAGCGCCGCCAATCGGGTTCGACCAGTTCCCTGCGGACGTACTCGTAGGGCTGGCCTCCCGCCTGGTGCACCGCGTCGGACACCGTCGTCGCCGGGATCTCCGGCCCAATCGCTGCAACACTCAGCGCAGTCATATGTGCTCCTCGCCGTTCGGGTGGCGTAAAGATATGCTGCCATACGACTTGGATGACGTAAATCTTACGGAGGTCGATGTGACGGAGGCTCGCTTCGTGTCGCCATTCGGGCTACACCGCGTGCTGGAGCCCGCCGGTGTGCTGCCCCAGCAGGCACAACGCCTCGACCCCGACCCGACGCCCGCCGCCGACGAGGTCGTCCTCGACGTCGAGCGCCTCAACCTCGACGCCGCCTCCTACCGGCAGTTGCGCGAGGAACACGGCACGGGCGAAGAGCTCAAGGCCGCCGTCCTAGCCATCGTCGCGGCGCGCGGCAAGATGCAGAACCCGGTGACCGGGTCGGGCGGCA from Alloactinosynnema sp. L-07 includes:
- a CDS encoding KamA family radical SAM protein, which translates into the protein MTALSVAAIGPEIPATTVSDAVHQAGGQPYEYVRRELVEPDWRRYPGWAHVTDAQWRDAQWQRVNCVKNPRQLRAVVGDLLAESFYEELAADQEQLATMSMLLPPQMLNTMAPTAPTSTAAFTEAFFADPVRRYMVPVRSDRDPVWPSHPHSERDSLHEAEMWVVEGLTHRYPTKVLAEMLSTCPQYCGHCTRMDLVGNSTPQVEKHKLTLKPVDRYDQMIDYLKRTPGVRDVVVSGGDVANVPWKQLELFLMRLLDIETVRDIRLATKALAGLPQHWLQPSVVEGLERVARTAARRGVNLAIHTHVNHVQSVTPLVAEAARTALEVGVRDVRNQGVLMRGVNATPEALLDLCFALQGEANILPYYFYMCDMIPNAEHWRVAVWEAQELQHAIMGYLPGYATPRIICDVPYVGKRWVHQLAEYDRELGISYWTKNYRAGTERMEAEEAAAILSRRYPYYDPISTLGATGQKFWQENPDHQA